The stretch of DNA GAACCGTTTGACCGCAAGCCCCTGTCCGGCACGCTCCAATTGCCCGAGGTCCGGATCGCACAAGGCGGCAAGCCTTGCGCCAGGGACCTCTTGGATCGCCTGTATATGCTTGCTGGCAATATGGCCGCAGCCGACCACTGCGAATTCAATCATGCTTGTGTCACTCCTTCATGGTTAGGTCCTCTGCTCTCTGCAGGGCCGGGATATGCATCTTCACGAATTCCGCTCTCCACAGGACGCTTGCGCCTGCGACTCGCCCGCCGCTTCTCCAGCAGCAGCGAGATACATAGCGCCGCTCCAATTCCAATGAACAGCGACAGCGCCAGATTCAGCTTCTTCTTCGGACTGACCGGGACCGCAGTCTCCTCCGGATCAGCGTAGTCGAGCACGCGAATGTTCGCGTTATGTACAATCTCCTTGGACTTCAGAATAAACGCATCCGCAAAGGCGTTCGCAAGCCTCAGCGCCTGCTTGGGGTTGTCATCCACGGCCTGCAGAAGAATGACCAACGTGCCGGGATCTGTCCGCGCTTCAATCTTGGCAAGGAGCTGGAAGACCGATTCCTTCAGGTTCAGCCTCTGCTTTACCTCGTTGGCAATATAGCGGCTCTGAATGGCATCCTCGTACGTCTTGGTCAGCATCTGACTGGCCAAGAACTCATTGTAGGTGCCCGACTCGCTGTCTCCGGGAAGATTGGCCACCAAGCTGGCCTGAGCCCTGTACTGGGGCTGAATCAGCTGGTTTATTAAGAACCCCGCACCCACACATAATCCCAAGGTTATCAGGCAGGCCAAATAGTGGCGCCTGACTGCGGTGAACAACAGGCCTACATCCAAATGTACTCACCTCATCTTTTTTGAAGAACAAAAGCCGAGTCTGCACAGCCCACGCACTCTTGTCCGCTCGTTATATGTCATCGTATGAGCGGCTCGCTCCGCTTAGAAGCTTTTTTCTAAAATTTCAGTGACAGTCCAGCCGAGTTCTCTGATATGCCACAAAAAAAGGTTCTATACCGGACTTCTCTACCGGCATAGAACCTTACGGGAGCGCGTATATTTAGATTGCATAGAGGTGACAAGCCTTATTTAACCACAACATTGCAATTTGTAGGACCAAGCTGAACGCGGAAGTTTCTGGCGGAGATCCGGTTGCCCAGCACTTGTATATCCTGCTGAAAGTATCCAGGCAGATAAGTCGTAAGATCAATGCCTCCGCCCTGGCTCATCTGAATATCGTTGCTTTGAATCAGGCCGTCCTTGGCGTTCTGCCAGGTCCAAATACCGCGCTCTCCATGGCGGAGTGTGTTATTTGCTATCGTAAATTCTTCAATGTTGCCAAGCCGAATGGAGGTTGTTCCCTGAATGGAGCTGCGGGCTCCCATCACCACCGTATTGCCTTTGATGGATATGTCCCGCACAGTCTCACCGTCGCCGACCTCGATCGCCGCATAGAAGCTGCCCTTTCCTTCAATGATGTTATTCATCACGGAATTGCTGCTTCCATATACGCTGATGGCCGCATACATATCCGGTGCCAGCTTGCCCTTCTGTGTTCCTTGGAAATAGTTATCGTTCAAATAGGAGTTGATAATCCGGTTACCTTCGACCTCGATCCCTTCCGCATAGATCTTAATCGCTCGCTTGGCACAATGATCGAAGGTGTTGTTGATGATTCTAACCTCCATATCATGCCCATTGCCGCTATCCATGTGAGGGTCCTCTACATACAGGCCGTCCCCATCATCCGCGGGCCCAATATGGTGTATATGCGAATCGCGAATCTCTACGTCATGTGCCGGCAGCTCCCTCGATCCCCAGGTGGTGGTCACGTAAATGCCGCGGGCGACCATGCTTCCTTCGGAAAGATTACGGGCAACGACATTCTTCACTTCTATATCGGAAATCCGGATTGTCTGGGTATCTCCATAGACTACGATTCCGGCTATAACCCCCGAATAATAGTCGCTGTTCTTGTCCTTGCTTTGTGCTGCATTGGACACTACCAGACGGGTTAGGGTAATCCGGCTGCTTCCTCCGCCAATGACCAGCACGCGGTTCACCTGCTGATTACCATCGAGAGCCAGGTTCCGAATCTCGATATCATGGCCGGAGAGCCTCATCATCTCCCATCCGAAGGTGCGGGGCGATGCCTTAATTACGGATGCACTTCCCTCACCATAGAGCGTAGTACCGCTGCTAACACGGAGCGTTTTGCTCCCCTGAACCAGATAGGTTCCCTTCGGAAAATAAACAGATGCACCTCCAAGCTTGGCGGCGGCATCCAGAGCCTTCTGTATGGCTGCCGTATCATCCCACAGCCCATTACCGCGGGCCCCGTAATCCCTTACATTGATCAGATTGGCAGAGATGTGGACCTTGCCGCCGGAAGAATCCCGAGAACAGAGCGTGCTCACGGCCACCAGCAGCGTACCCAGCGTAACACCTTTGACGATGCGCTTTACCATGATTTATCCCTCCGATGTCATACATGATTCACAATCTATTAAAATAGGTAAATATGGTAAATTATGTATATATTATATCGTGGAAAATGTTCTTCTGGCAAACCCATTTTCATATCTATGGAATAAACAAGTATAAGATGATGGTATAGAAAGGAGATTTCCTCAATCAATCATGATGGATTCGGAATTCCTGCGGGCATGGGCTGAATTTAACCGTATCAAATGGAACTGCCGGGTATTGTCCGCCCGGTTCGAAGCCTCTTCCTCCGATGCGTATGCAGAAAGCATGTTCTTCTTAAACGATCAAGGCAAGCTGTATTTGCCGCCGCTCAACCCCTATCATCCTACCCTATTTAAGCCGACTCCAACCTCTAGAAATTACCGGATCGAACGGCAGTGGCATGAGGCTGCGGATGCGCTGTGCAGCGAGCTGCTTAAGGTCGGCGGCTATGCCAGCTTCTGTCTGCCGCCTGAATTTACAGATATTCGCCCTTTCCTCTGGAGGGGCTTTAAAGTGGATGTGAAGTATACGTATTACATAGATCTCCCCTGCACACCTGAAATGATCAGCCAGTCGGCACGCGGCAGGCTCAAAAAAGCCGTAAAAGCCGGCTACCGCGCAGCCCGAACCTACAATATGCAGGAGGTGCATGCCTGTCTTGCCGGAACCGAGCAGCGCAAGGGCTTCAGTCATCAGCTTCAGACAGCGGACTTGGAGCTGGCCCGAAGCCTGCTTGGCGACGACACGTTCCGCTGCTATGCTTGTTATTCGCCCGAAGGCGAGGCTGTCAGTGCCAATATCTCGATCCTGCTCGGAGGATCCCGCGCGCTCGGCTGGATCGCCTCCAGCAAGAGCGAGCATCTATCCAGCGGGGCTGCCCAGCTCCTTCAGTATGCTGAGCTGGAGGACTTGCACCTGAGCGGCATCACCTCCTTTGACTTTGGCGGTGCGAACCTGGCTTCCGTCTCGGAAGCCAAAGCTCAGTGGGGCGGCAGGCTGGTGCCCTATTATGTCATTAAGAACCCGGGGCTCAAGGAGGTGCTCCGCTCCGGGTGGGACTGGCTGCAGTTCAACAGCGGAAAGGGACAGAAGTGAAAGCTTTCTATAGCGGATGAAGCTTAAAAAGAAAGGGCCGGCCTAATCGATCAATTGCAAATGATCAAAGGCCAGCCCTTTTTTGCTTTTTGTTGTTTATAGAATCCACTTCACTACATCTTCTGTGGCTCTTCTTGTCTTAGGACGAGGCTCCTTGGCCCGATGTCCAAAGGCAACCATCACGCTAACGCCATAGTGCCCATCTTCGAGCAGACCTTCGCTTTCCAGCAGCTGGTTCAACTTGTCCTGATCGAATCCTTCTATTGGACAGGAGTCAATTCCGATCTGAGCCGCAGCAGTCATCATATTCGCCAGCACGATGTACGTTTGCTTGGAAGCCCAATCGAAGAGACTGCGCTCGCTCTCCAGCAGATGGAAGTCTGATTCCATAAAGGTCTTGTAACGCTCTTGGGTGATCTTCGCTACCAGCTCCTCCGGCATCTGTTTGACCTTGGTCATCTGATGATACAAATACTCGGAATCATAGCGTACATCCTTCCGGGCCAAGATGATCACAAAGTGGCTGGCTGTCGGCAGCTGCCCTTGCGCTCCCCAGGACACTTCCCGAATCTTCTCCCTGAGCTGCGGATTCTGAACGACGAGGAACTTCCATGGCTCAAGACCAATCGAGCTTGGTGAGAGACGTCCTGTCTCTAAAATGAAGTTGAAATCCTCGTCAGAGATTTTACGCTCCGGATCAAAAGACTTGGTAGCATGTCTAAAGCGAAAAGCCTCCAGAATTTCTTCTTTTTTATCTGAATGACTCATGGCACTCTCTCCTTTATACAGCTTGGTTAAAGAGACCTCCTAAGGTCATCTCCCTATCAAGGATACTCTTTTTGCGGGATGTAATTCAAGCAGCGGCAAGCTTCCCTTTAGTCCCCAGCCCAAAGCCTTCAGTTCACCATATACCGAAGATAGCACTCCCTTATATACGGGCCTGGCTCAACCCCCAGTTCCTCACGGATCAGGCGGGTATAGCTGTCATAATAATGCTCCATCCCTGCAAAATCTTTGAGCCCGGCTAGAGTCTCCAGCATAAGCTGGCATATTTCCTCCGAATAAGGCTCTCTCTCGCCCAGCTCCTTCAGCCTGTCCAGAATCGCCCGGTAATCCGGCAGCTCCTGGCGAAGCTCATACTGCGACAGCCGCAGGATCAGGCTAAAGTAACGCCCATAGAGCCTCCGCTGGGCTGCTTGCGCCCAAGCATAGTCCTGCTCCTCATAATAGTCTCCACGGTATAGAGCAGCGACCTGCTTAGCTCCCCCATAATTGTCTTGATTCAGTCTAGCCCTCAAATTCGTCTGCGTCTCAAAACACTCCGCATCGGTCTTAATGCCTGGACGCAGCAGCCGGTACCGGTCCAGACTATATTCGAGGGCCATGGCTGGACCCGCATCTTTCAGCATCTTCCGAATCTGATACACCGAAGTATGCAGATGCGTTAACGCCTTGTCCACGGTGAGCCGGGGCCAAAGCTCCTCCAGCAGCACCTCCTTGTGCACCCAAGCTTCTTGATGGTGCAGCAGGTAAGCAAACAGTTCCCGGGACTTCAGCGTTCTCCACTTCAAAGTGCGTATTGGAGCCGCAGCGGTTCCAGTTCCCACCTCGACCTCAAGCCGCTTGAAGCATCTGATCCGGGGAGGGTCAGTCTGTTGTTCCTTCGAGGGCTGCGGCCTACTCTTCCGAGAGGCAAGCATCCGATCAATGGATTTGCCCAGCCGTGCCGGACTGATCGGCTTCAGCAAATAATCCAGCGCCTCCAGTTCAAAGGCTTCTACCGCATACTCTGCATAAGCCGTAGCAAAGACAATCTCAATCCCTTTATTCTTCTGCTGAATATACTCAGCCGCTTCCAGACCGTTCATTTCAGGCATGCCAATGTCTAAGAATACCACGTCAGCCTGTTCAAGCTCCGAAGCTGCCAAGGCGGCGCCAGCAGAAGTATAACGTGCCAAACAATCTATACGTCCGTCGGCCTTCAGCAGCCTTTCCAGATGAAGCAGGGCCGGATTCTCATCGTCTATCAATACTGCCTTCATTCCTTCATCTCCCCGTCATTCTGTGCAAAATGGATGTCCGCCCTTTCCTGGGGCTCTTCCGGAGAGACGGGACAACACCCGGTCCAGCCTCTTGCGGGTCGGCGGCTTCAGAATATAGTCAAAAGCCTTCTGTTCAAAAGCGGATAATGCGTGTACCCGCTGTGACGTTATATAAACAACTTTTAGGTTATTGGCAATTTGCAAAGCTCGTTCTGCAGCCTCAACCCCGAGTGAACCCGGCAGCTGCGTATCTACAAAGAGCACTTGGGGCTGAAGGCGTCCGATCTGCTCCAGTGCCGCAGCCGCCTGAGAGGACGAGCCGACCACCTTAACCCGGCCGGACTGCTCAAGCAGCTGCTTCAGCTCCTCTCTAGCCAATCGGTCCGCATCAAGCAAATAAGCATGTATCAACCTTGTTCCCTCATTTCTGGGCGGAACACCAGCCCTGCCGCCTGTCGGCGATAGAGATAGTCCGCTCTTGCAGTACAACCTGCGGTAGATTGAACCGCAAGTTTACGCCCAGTATAAGTGCTCTTCCTGAACCAATTCTGAACAGGCTGACTGCTAGATCGACTTTGGAATGTCAAAGCTGACCTCGGTTCCATGACCAGGGTGGCTTGTGATCTCAAGCCCCTTGCCGTACAGCGACATCAGCCTGCGGTGAATGTTAAGCAGGCCTACTCCGCCTAGGCCGCGGCCAGAAAGCACCCGCTGCACCTGTTCCTGCGTCATGCCCACACCGTTATCGCTTACCCGCACTTCTATAGATGCTGCTTTCTCGCGAATAGCTACTTTTACTTTGCCGCCCTCAGCCCGCTGCATAATGCCGTGGCGAATCGCATTTTCTACGATAGGCTGAATGGAGAGCGGGGGCAGCCAGTTGCGGATGCTCTCATCAGTCTCGAACTCCACATCAACCCGCTCCTCAAATCTCGCTTTCTCCAGCACGACATAGGAATGGACCAGCTCCAGCTCCTTCTGGAGCGGCACCATCTGGTCCCTATTCTGAAAGTCAAAGCTGCCGCGCAAATATTGGCTGAGCTCTATCAGCAGGTCTGTTGCCAGATCCGGATTAACCGGACAGGTAGCGATAATGACATTCAGCGCATTATACAAAAAGTGAGGCTTGATCTGCGCCTGCAAAAAAGCCATTTCAGTACGAATCTCCGCCTGTACCGAGCGCCTCATCTCAATCAGCGTCCGCACCCTAGCCCGCAGCTCGCTGGCTGCTACAGGCTTGCTGAGGAAGTCGTTGATGCCTGCCCGGAAGGCATTCTCTATGTCCTCTGGCAGGTTCCGTGCCGTGAGCATCAGCACCGGAAGCTCGGACAGCGTATAACGCTCACGGAGCTTGCGGCACAGCTCAATCCCGGACATGCCAGGCATCATCCAGTCCGCAATTACAAGGCTGAACTGCAGCTGAAGCGCCAGCTCGTCCAGTGCCTCCTGTCCGCCAGGAACGGCCACTATAGAATAGCCTTCTGTCGATAGCAGATTGATCAGCACCTGCCGGTTGATCGGATCGTCATCTACGACCAGAATAGCGTCCCTGCCACTGTCAGACTGTTCTCCGGCACTGACCTCCCGCGCCGCTGTCCAGGCGCTTCCTGTCTCGGAATTCTGACTTCTGGTTCCATGAACCACCTGTCTGGCCTGTGCAGGAATCTGCTCAAGCTGTGCAGCAGGCAGTGTAAAGTGGAGAACGGCTCCATGAACGGAGGCTTCGATCCACAGATTTCCTCCGCTAAGCTCAATCAGCTGTTTGGCCGTAACTAGGCCGAGCCAGCCGCTGCTGTCCAGACGGGAATCGAAGCCACCTGCTTCCACTAGGTTACGAAGCAGTTCACTCAGCTGATCAGCCGCCCCAGGCCCACTGCTGTCTGCAATCGACACCGTTACTACAGATTTACCCGGCTTCGCCCAGATCCTCACTTCTCCTTCCGCCGTCTCCTTGACGGCATGAGCTAGAAGATTGTAGATGATTTGCCGCAGCCTGTCCTCATCGGCTTCCACATAGAGCAGCTCTTCGGGCCACTGCTGGATCAGCTGGATATTCTTACGTCCGATCAGGTAGAGGATCAGTTCCACGACCGAACGGGCCGCCCCGGCCAGCTCTACGGTCTGGCGGCGCAGCACAACCTCGCCGCTCTTCAGCTTCGCGAAATCGAGAATATCATTAACCAAGAGCGTAAGACGCTGGCCTGTAGACATAATCATAGACAGATTGGAGGCCTGCTTCGGGCTAAGCTCCCCGGCGGCCCCGTCCAGCATAGACTGTGCGATGTTGATCATGCCGTGCAGCGGCGTGCGCAGCTCATGGGAGGTATTCGCCATAAATTCATCCTTCAGGCCATCCAGTGTCAGGAGCCTCTTCGACAAACTCTCCACTTCGTGAAAGGACCGGGCGAACCTGCGGGCAAGCATCAGCGCCTGGGCTGCCACGAAGAAGATCATCTCATAGAGAGCCAGGAACTGAATATCCAGAATCCCAAACACGGACATCAGATTCAGAAAGATGACCATAATGACGCTGATGGCACTAATCAGCATGAAGTCTACATCTTCTGGCCACTTAACGATCCATTTTCCCATAATAAAGACAATGTAACCTATAATAGCAAACGCACTAAACATCATCACCGGCTCCAGCCGGGAGAACTCTGCGGGGGACAGCAATGTTCCCATCAGAAGCTGAAGCAAGGTCAAGACAGCGGCAAGCTTAGCCGCCCATTTGTGCATCACGCCCGGAACAAGCGCATCAATGTATCTCATTAAGTAGAAGTACACCAGGGCCGATGAGATCAGCTGAACCCGCATCACCAGTTCGTAAGGAAGACCTGGGAGAAGGCTTCCGATCATCTTCTCGCCGTGAGTCAGCACAAAAACCGCTGCACAAAAACAGAACATCCCCAAGTACAGCAGGGCTCGCTCCTGCCTGCGCAGCCGGAAGAGGAACAGAAAGAAAACTGCCGGAATTAGGAACCCGGCAAGCGTTCCTATATCGCGCATCCAGGCCAGCTCCTGGCTCTTTCGGATCGAGTCTTCATTGCCGAATTGAATGGAATTAACAATTCCTCCAGAGGAATAGCTGTAATTGGATACTTGTACTATAAGCTCAACCTCAGGTCCAGAGATCCCCGTTACGCCCGCAAAGGGGATGTTACCAGACACCGTATCCTTAGGGGTTACTCCCGGTCTCCCGCTTGCTCCAAGCTCGCTCCCCCCTAGAAAGGCTCGGCTTGCCATACGAATATTGGTCACCCGAATACCATAATCGTCAGAAGTCCGAGCCCCTAAGCGAATATGAAGCCGATAAGTCGCATAGCCGTGAGCCTCTTGTGACATCAGTTCGTTCCATTTGCCCGGGACATGAATCCGCTCGGGCTTAGGGAGCAAGCCATCAGCACCAACGAAATCCATCGGGGTGAGCAGCTGATTCGGATATATCTCCCATTCCCCATCCAAAGGCACCGTTCCCTCCCGGTCAAAGTCCCAGCCCCTCAGGTCAATAATTCCGTTTTGGGCCTTCGGATGCTCTTCCTTCAAAATATAAAAAACCCCATATAAGGGCAGCACAATAACAACAAAGAAGCTTATCAACAATATGATCCAGCGCTTAACCACAACAGGGTCCATCCTTTTACCGTATATTCCAGGTTATCCTGTTCTTATTATGTCGGCTGGCTCAAGGCTTTCTGTTACAGAGGATAGCGAATACTCGAAAAAAAAGACAGGCGATCCGCCGGGAGGATTCCCTTTAGCGACCACCTGCTCAACAATCTACTGTACTCTTCTTAAATATGGATATCAATAGAGCCTGCTGCTGCAGCCATATTCACCCCAAGCTGAGACTTCACAAGGCTAGTCTGTGAACTTGCTTCAGCCTCCTGCCCACTGCCGCCATCCGCAGCCGCTTGCTTGCTCCGGGCAATCTGCAGCTCGATCTGCTGAATTTGCTGCTGAAGCTGCTGCACCTTCTGCGCTTTGGTCTTCTCATCCTCCTGGCTGGCCGTCTCTTTGGCCAGCTCCGCCTCAAGCTTGGCCTTCTGCCGCTCCAGCTCAGCCGAGCTTGTGGTGCTGGAAAGGCCTGCACGCTTCGTGGCGGATGATGAATAACTGGCGCTGGAACTGCTGCCAGCAATGGACGAAATGTTCATAACGATCTTCCCTTCAGGATTATGTAACTTAGGATACACCTATCCTACAACGCCAACCTGAAAGTACACTGAGCGCCACCTGAAAATTTCGCTAATCCCTAAAAGCTCCCTTTAGCCTCGCTTATTCAGAACATCCAACGTGGTCTGCACCATGATCCGCAGCCCCTTTAGGAGTATGCTTTGCGGCAGGCTCGGCACGGACGGGCTCTGGATGGCCATCTCCGAGGATGCCGGGAAGTGCACAAAACCGGCAAGCGTAGGCAGCTTCCGGGTACCGATATAGTCAAGAACACGGTACATCGTATTATTGCAGATAAAAGTCCCGGCCGTATTGGACAGGGTGGCAGGAATGTCCTGCTCTATGAGCCTTGTTACCATGTCGCGAATCGGCAGTGTTGCGAACAGCCCGTCCGGCCCGCCTTCACGGATCGGCAGATCAACGGGTCTGCCGCCACTGTTGTCCGCATAAGAGCTCGCTGGGATGTCCTTCACATTAATGGCGATCCGCTCAGGAGTAATCGCGGTTCGGCCCTTGGCCAAACCGCAACAGATGACGGCATCCGGGCGAACCTCCTCCATGACCTGGATCAGCTTGTCCGCACATTCATCAAAGGTTACGGGCAGCAGGACGGTATGAACCTCCCCTCCCGCAAAGGATTCCTCCGCAAGTGCGGCAACCAGCTGCTCCGTCGGATTAACCGGATCTCCGCCAAAGGGTTCAAAGCCAGAAACTAGTATCTTCATAGATGATTCGTCACTCCTTCAATCGTATTCTGTCCCCCAAGTATACAACACTAGGCTAACGATCAAGCAGCATTAAGCCAATATTCAGTTAGGCCAGCTATTAATGGGGCATATGATCTGGCCTGATGGCCTTCATCGAGTTCCGCGGGTCGGCGGCTCCTGTGGACGGCGCTGGGATTCAGCCTGACCATTTCCAGCGATTCGTTCAACATTTTTTATCATCAGACTGCGGGCAGAACTTCCTACAGTATCCCCCTATTCCTTACATCCTTGCTGAATGTGCTGCTCTGTATCTATCTAATTGTGGTTTTGCGGGGCCTGAGCACACATAGAAAAGCACTTCAGGCAAGCGAAGCTCAACCCGAGGCTTAAGCTTTATGATCAAAGCGCAGTGGTGTACACTGTTCTAAACAGAACCTAGATGAAGGCAGGTACAGACGCGATGGAACATCTGATTAACACCCAGGTTAAAAATATTCAAATCAGCGGAATCCGCAAAATTGCCAACCAGGTCGCGAACTATCCGAATGCCGTCTCTCTGACGATCGGACAGCCGGATTTCCCGACCCCAACCCACATTCTGGAGGCCGCTCACCGCGCTATTGATGCAGGCCGGACCGTCTATACGCCCAACGCGGGTCTTCCTGAGCTGCGTAAGGCCGCAGCAGCGTTCATCTCCCGCAAGTATGGGCTGCATTATAACGGACTGGATGAGGTTATCATCACGAATGGAGCCAGCGAGGCGCTGGATATCACGCTAAGAACCATCCTGACTCCAGGCGACGAGGTCATTCTGCCAGGACCGATCTATCCTGGTTACGAGCCGCTGATTCGGCTGGCAGGTGCCAAGCCTGTGCTGGTCGATACGCGCTCCAGCGGCTTCAAGCTGACGGCCGAACTGATAGCGCCGCATTTGAACGAACGGACCAAGGCCGTCATCCTGGGCTATCCCTCCAATCCGACCGGCAGGGTCATGAATGCAGTAGAGCTTCAGGACGTCGCCAAGCTGCTGGCAGCGCGGGAGATCTTCGTCATTTCGGACGAAATCTACAGCGAGCTGATCTATGACGCGCCGCATGCATCCATTGCCAGCCAGAACGGCATGCGGGAGCGGACTATCATCATCAACGGATTGTCCAAATCCCATTCGATGACAGGCTGGCGCATCGGCTTCACGCTCGCTCCTGCGAGTCTTACCCAGCACATGGTGAAGGTGCATCAATATAATGTTACATGCGCCAGCTCCATCAGCCAGTATGCGGCTATCGAGGCGCTGACGGAAGGCTTTGACGATGCCCTGCCGATGAAGGAAGCTTACCGTAAGCGGCGCGACTATGTTCATGCCCGGCTTACCGCCATGGGCCTGCCATTGGAGAAGCCTGAAGGAGCGTTCTACATGTTCCCTTCGATCGAACGCTTCGGCATCCCTTCCATGGAGTTCGCCTTAAGGCTGCTGGATGAGGCCGGGGTCGCTGTAGTGCCAGGCGATGCCTTCTCCGTGTATGGAGAGGGCCATATCCGGATCTCCTATGCGTACAGCCAGGAAGTGTTGGAACAAGGGCTGGATCGTCTGGAAGGCTTCATTAACAAGCTATAACAACAAGGGGATGTCCTTTAAGATCACGCTGTGACTCTAAAGGCATCCCCTATTTATGTTCCGATATCTTTACTTTCCCATCTCTGATTTCCAGGTAAAGTAGTCTGTCATAACACGCACAGCCAGCTTCATGGCGTCTTCATTCGGAGCAAGCTTCGCATGGTGCAGTCCATAGGGCGTATCTACGCCAAGCCAGAACATGAAGCCCGGAATCCGCTCCAGGAAATAACCGAAGTCCTCTCCCGTCATCGCCTCTGTACACTCCACCAGGTTCACATCGCTGCGCTCGCGCAAGAATGACATCAGCTCGCCCGTCACTTCGGCTTCGTTATAAACCTGCCGGTAGTTGGCGCCGTAGTCGATCTCCGCCTTACAGTCAAATCCCATCTCAATGCCCTTCACGAGAGCCTCGATGCGCGATTTCACCTTGCGCATGGATTCGGCGGACAAAGTGCGGATAGTCCCTTCCAAGCGGGCTCGTTCGGCAATGATGTTTTGCTTTGTTCCGCCCTCCACTTTGCCGATGGTTACCACCGCCGAGTCCAGCGGGTCAACGTTGC from Paenibacillus sp. CAA11 encodes:
- the pcp gene encoding pyroglutamyl-peptidase I, with protein sequence MKILVSGFEPFGGDPVNPTEQLVAALAEESFAGGEVHTVLLPVTFDECADKLIQVMEEVRPDAVICCGLAKGRTAITPERIAINVKDIPASSYADNSGGRPVDLPIREGGPDGLFATLPIRDMVTRLIEQDIPATLSNTAGTFICNNTMYRVLDYIGTRKLPTLAGFVHFPASSEMAIQSPSVPSLPQSILLKGLRIMVQTTLDVLNKRG
- a CDS encoding aminotransferase A, giving the protein MEHLINTQVKNIQISGIRKIANQVANYPNAVSLTIGQPDFPTPTHILEAAHRAIDAGRTVYTPNAGLPELRKAAAAFISRKYGLHYNGLDEVIITNGASEALDITLRTILTPGDEVILPGPIYPGYEPLIRLAGAKPVLVDTRSSGFKLTAELIAPHLNERTKAVILGYPSNPTGRVMNAVELQDVAKLLAAREIFVISDEIYSELIYDAPHASIASQNGMRERTIIINGLSKSHSMTGWRIGFTLAPASLTQHMVKVHQYNVTCASSISQYAAIEALTEGFDDALPMKEAYRKRRDYVHARLTAMGLPLEKPEGAFYMFPSIERFGIPSMEFALRLLDEAGVAVVPGDAFSVYGEGHIRISYAYSQEVLEQGLDRLEGFINKL